The sequence GGTGAAGGACCCGGCGAACCCCGGCAAATCCAACATGGTGTGGACCGCCGGGCACTGTGTGCACGCGGGCAAGGAGGGCGGCTGGTACCGCAACATCGCCTTCGTCCCGGCGTACAACAACGACGGCCTGCCCCTGGCCGAGCAGGAGAGCGTGCCCAAGGAGAAGATCGCTCCCTACGGTGTGTGGTGGGGCCAGTGGGCCCAGACCTCCGAGCAGTGGATCGAGCAGGGCGCGTCGGTCGGCGGCCAGGGCGCACCGTACGACTTCGCGGTACTGCACGTGACGCCGGAGAAGGGCGCGGGCGGCAAGTCGCTGGAGGAGACGGTCGGTTCGGCGCTGCCGGTGGAGTTCAACGCCCCGGCCGTGCCGGAGATCGCCGAGATGACGGCCACGGGCTACCCGGCCGCGCCGCCGTACGACGGTCAGAAGCTGCTCCGGTGCCAGGACAAGCCGGGCCGACTCTCGGTCTTCCGGGAGCAGCCCACGATGTACCGCATCGGCTGCTCGATGACCGGCGGTTCCTCCGGTGGCGGCTGGGTCGCGACGGGCCGGGACGGCAAGCCCGCCCTGGTCTCGAACACCTCGATCGGCCCGGTCACCGCGGGCTGGCTGGCCGGTCCCCGGCTCGGCGAGGAGGCCGAGGCCGTCT is a genomic window of Streptomyces sp. YPW6 containing:
- a CDS encoding serine protease; translation: MRPIRPTDAARRGRRARRIPSSALAATAVAAVLALTATACGPEEDDAADAPSASAGQPDGGITIPDDLKNRLKEHGIDPDTWRDGEWKNWDKDTWLREARDFVNPIIEDLWDPDRMRDADKPPENPVDNDISGDDGVTDPTPAPVRAAGVATPYHDNAPESGKLLFDGPKGSMVCSATVVKDPANPGKSNMVWTAGHCVHAGKEGGWYRNIAFVPAYNNDGLPLAEQESVPKEKIAPYGVWWGQWAQTSEQWIEQGASVGGQGAPYDFAVLHVTPEKGAGGKSLEETVGSALPVEFNAPAVPEIAEMTATGYPAAPPYDGQKLLRCQDKPGRLSVFREQPTMYRIGCSMTGGSSGGGWVATGRDGKPALVSNTSIGPVTAGWLAGPRLGEEAEAVYRAVSEKYAGR